In Treponema vincentii, a single window of DNA contains:
- a CDS encoding DUF3791 domain-containing protein, with protein MLAHPVLLQKKYARVIALYAEKEHIGLDAALQKFYHSVTYKLMKNGISDMHCMSDDYLTEELQAEDIQKK; from the coding sequence ATGTTAGCCCATCCGGTTTTGCTGCAAAAAAAATATGCACGGGTTATCGCTCTGTATGCCGAAAAAGAGCATATCGGTTTAGATGCAGCCTTACAAAAATTCTATCATTCGGTAACATATAAATTGATGAAAAACGGCATTTCCGATATGCATTGCATGAGCGACGACTATCTTACGGAAGAATTGCAGGCGGAAGATATACAAAAGAAGTAG
- a CDS encoding leucine-rich repeat protein, whose translation MKFLKQASLLRLCVAIGMMMIGITGCKPKITPAEVYYTVTLQVSGAEGGTLTATANGKTLTNNEKVKAGTKVRFIANPKSAEGYTVGAWTGTDAAVGTGAVELIITQDVTVSVAFVKRQCTITFDASEGGSISARVEGDSDNLSTGGTAPYGSTVTFTAVPEDGYAFDHWEGLTTASSEVTATYTVTGDRYVKAYFKSATLPYFGVNEHGGLFYKGNESRKNEILKGRIVIPESMYGVPVTTIVGYTFSSCTELTEVVLPRTVITIEQSMCKGCTKLKKVTLQGGAANALTTIGENAFYGCYSLEEVRLPQNVKCIDSQAFENCRSLTIYLPRTIKTVWGSAFGRKAKESNYDSCVKMVYVPSGYRSYIGGLIDKGIGDCCYFPGEKMKEYDDTKPIP comes from the coding sequence ATGAAATTCTTAAAACAAGCATCGCTGCTTCGATTGTGTGTCGCTATCGGTATGATGATGATCGGTATTACCGGTTGTAAGCCGAAAATCACTCCGGCAGAAGTATATTACACGGTTACCTTGCAAGTTTCCGGCGCGGAGGGCGGCACGCTCACCGCAACAGCGAACGGTAAGACTTTAACCAACAACGAGAAGGTAAAAGCCGGTACAAAAGTACGGTTTATCGCAAACCCGAAGAGTGCAGAAGGGTACACAGTCGGCGCGTGGACTGGCACCGATGCAGCAGTCGGAACGGGCGCTGTTGAATTGATTATCACACAGGACGTAACTGTTTCTGTTGCCTTTGTAAAACGGCAATGCACCATTACATTTGATGCAAGCGAGGGCGGTTCAATTTCCGCAAGGGTTGAAGGAGATTCAGATAACCTTTCAACCGGAGGCACAGCGCCTTACGGCTCCACCGTTACCTTTACTGCCGTACCGGAGGATGGCTATGCATTTGACCACTGGGAAGGGCTTACCACTGCCTCAAGCGAGGTAACTGCAACCTATACGGTAACCGGCGACCGGTATGTAAAGGCGTATTTTAAAAGTGCGACCTTGCCGTATTTTGGGGTAAATGAGCATGGAGGACTTTTTTATAAAGGAAATGAATCCCGGAAAAATGAAATATTAAAAGGACGAATCGTTATTCCTGAAAGTATGTATGGGGTACCGGTTACCACTATCGTAGGATATACCTTTTCCAGTTGTACCGAACTAACAGAAGTCGTGCTTCCTCGAACCGTAATAACAATTGAACAATCTATGTGCAAAGGATGCACAAAGCTGAAGAAAGTTACCCTGCAAGGTGGAGCCGCAAATGCATTAACAACTATCGGTGAAAATGCATTCTATGGCTGTTATTCATTGGAAGAAGTTCGGTTACCACAAAATGTTAAATGTATTGATAGCCAAGCATTTGAGAATTGCCGCTCTTTAACAATATATCTTCCTAGAACGATAAAGACAGTCTGGGGATCTGCATTTGGTCGTAAAGCAAAAGAGTCTAATTATGATAGCTGTGTAAAAATGGTATATGTTCCATCAGGATACCGTTCTTATATAGGAGGGCTCATCGATAAAGGGATTGGCGACTGTTGTTATTTTCCTGGTGAAAAAATGAAAGAATACGACGACACTAAGCCAATCCCGTAA
- a CDS encoding ATP-binding protein: MNFSRKLPVGIQSFKVLREDHYLYVDKTEYLARLVTGGRVYFLSRPRRFGKSLFLSTLAAYFLGQKELFKDLYLEKAEEEQAVFEQRAAWEAYPVLYLDFNTGNYIESDELGMNLNSHLCKWEKLYGVEPSEQNFALRFAGIITRACQQTGKQVVILVDEYDKPLLQTMGVNEELNEHYRNTLKAFYSVIKTCDQYIRFAFLTGVTKFSKISIFSDLNNLRDISMEKQYAGLCGITQTELETNFQPDIQVLADEQNLTYQEALAALKQWYDGYLFHPAGEGMYNPYSVLSALVKKEIKSYWFSTGTPTFLVNYLKEAHYYIPDLDGNVELDEEGLQTYRAVAQDTLPILFQAGYLTIKEYISDLRLYRLGFPNDEVRYGFLHNLLPAYSDVPFGQTGVWVGRFVQDIRKGNVDEFMERMQSIISSIPYDNFTEENMKLREQNYQTAVYLVFALMGQFVQTEVHCYSRTATDGGGSMQQRCFGGAETRSQNYTRMYSFGVADAVVITVDTVYIFEFKLTGNGSAEDALNQIKEKEYAAKYQVDDKKIVLIGSSFDEDARTIRDWQIANG; encoded by the coding sequence ATGAACTTTTCACGAAAACTGCCGGTCGGCATACAGAGTTTTAAGGTATTACGAGAAGACCACTATCTTTATGTAGACAAAACAGAGTATCTTGCGCGATTAGTAACCGGCGGTCGAGTCTATTTTCTCAGCCGCCCGCGCAGGTTTGGGAAAAGCCTTTTCCTTTCAACACTCGCAGCATATTTTCTTGGCCAAAAAGAACTGTTTAAAGACCTGTATCTTGAAAAAGCCGAGGAAGAACAAGCGGTGTTCGAACAACGGGCAGCATGGGAAGCATATCCGGTATTGTATCTGGATTTTAATACGGGCAACTATATAGAATCTGATGAGCTCGGTATGAATCTGAATAGTCATCTCTGCAAATGGGAAAAACTATATGGGGTTGAACCATCCGAACAAAATTTTGCACTCCGTTTTGCCGGTATTATTACACGAGCCTGCCAACAAACCGGTAAGCAAGTCGTCATCCTCGTGGACGAATACGATAAACCCTTGCTGCAAACCATGGGTGTAAATGAAGAACTGAACGAACACTATCGCAATACCCTTAAAGCATTTTACTCCGTGATTAAAACCTGTGATCAATATATCCGTTTTGCCTTTTTAACTGGGGTAACAAAGTTCAGTAAAATCAGCATTTTCAGCGATTTGAATAATCTCCGCGATATATCGATGGAAAAACAATATGCCGGTCTCTGTGGTATCACACAAACAGAACTTGAAACGAACTTCCAGCCGGACATACAGGTACTTGCCGATGAGCAAAACCTCACGTATCAAGAAGCATTGGCAGCCTTAAAGCAGTGGTATGACGGCTACTTGTTCCACCCTGCAGGAGAAGGGATGTACAATCCCTATAGTGTACTCAGTGCATTAGTCAAAAAAGAAATTAAAAGCTACTGGTTCAGCACGGGAACTCCGACATTTTTAGTTAATTACCTCAAAGAAGCACACTATTATATTCCCGACCTGGATGGAAATGTTGAGTTGGATGAAGAAGGCTTACAAACGTATCGGGCTGTTGCACAAGATACATTACCGATTCTGTTTCAAGCAGGGTATTTGACGATTAAAGAATACATCAGCGATCTGAGGCTGTATCGGCTTGGTTTTCCGAATGATGAGGTACGGTACGGCTTTTTGCATAATCTTTTACCGGCATACTCTGATGTACCGTTCGGGCAAACAGGGGTATGGGTAGGACGCTTTGTACAAGATATCCGCAAGGGCAATGTGGATGAGTTTATGGAACGGATGCAGTCGATTATCTCAAGCATACCGTATGATAACTTCACCGAAGAAAACATGAAGCTGCGGGAACAAAACTATCAAACGGCAGTGTATTTAGTCTTTGCGCTGATGGGACAGTTTGTACAGACAGAGGTGCACTGCTATAGCAGAACTGCCACGGATGGCGGTGGTTCCATGCAACAGCGATGTTTCGGCGGTGCCGAAACTCGCAGCCAAAACTATACACGGATGTATAGTTTTGGCGTTGCGGACGCCGTGGTTATTACTGTCGATACTGTTTACATCTTCGAGTTTAAGCTCACCGGTAACGGCAGTGCGGAAGACGCACTCAATCAGATAAAAGAGAAAGAATATGCAGCAAAATATCAGGTAGACGATAAGAAGATTGTGCTGATTGGAAGTTCTTTTGACGAAGATGCACGCACGATAAGAGACTGGCAGATAGCTAATGGGTAA
- a CDS encoding YkvA family protein yields MLKMICCIAADILAFIYLIWPFDIVPDIMPVVGFMDDLIAILAAVAFTIKTIRDRFKDSVNKNRTGN; encoded by the coding sequence ATGTTGAAGATGATTTGTTGTATAGCGGCCGATATTTTAGCGTTTATCTATCTTATCTGGCCGTTCGACATCGTCCCGGATATTATGCCGGTTGTGGGGTTTATGGATGATCTAATTGCTATCCTAGCCGCCGTAGCTTTTACCATTAAGACGATACGGGATCGGTTTAAAGACAGCGTGAATAAAAATAGGACAGGGAACTAA
- a CDS encoding DUF3791 domain-containing protein — translation MSDRIKNADELEFAIFCIENLAIRLKTDAEHIYTALAESNSFLYDYIVAHYDVLHTQDKEYIINDILEAMDQCGIKV, via the coding sequence ATGAGTGATCGAATTAAAAACGCGGATGAACTTGAATTTGCGATATTCTGTATAGAGAACCTTGCTATCCGCTTAAAAACGGATGCCGAGCATATCTATACGGCGCTCGCAGAGTCGAACAGTTTTCTCTATGACTATATTGTTGCGCATTATGATGTACTGCATACTCAAGATAAGGAATACATCATCAATGATATACTTGAGGCGATGGATCAATGCGGGATAAAAGTATAA
- a CDS encoding DUF3990 domain-containing protein, with the protein MRDKSIIVYHGSDGIIAQPDIEHSRLRVDFGKGFYTTPFYEQAKKWCEKYTTRRKNGIISFYELDVSVYKECAVLSFEAYTEAWLDFILKCRAGTMPSDYNRYDIIEGGIANDKVFNTVELFFDGLIDKAEALKRLQHEKPNWQICFKTQSIIDTYLQYKGFKSVC; encoded by the coding sequence ATGCGGGATAAAAGTATAATCGTGTATCACGGCTCTGATGGGATTATTGCTCAGCCTGACATCGAGCACTCGCGGCTTAGAGTGGATTTCGGCAAGGGATTTTATACCACACCGTTTTATGAGCAAGCAAAAAAGTGGTGCGAAAAATATACAACGCGGCGGAAAAACGGGATCATCTCATTCTACGAACTTGATGTGTCTGTTTATAAAGAATGCGCTGTTCTCTCTTTTGAAGCCTATACCGAAGCATGGCTTGATTTTATTTTGAAATGCAGAGCCGGTACTATGCCAAGTGATTATAATCGATATGATATAATTGAAGGCGGAATTGCAAATGATAAGGTATTTAATACGGTGGAACTTTTTTTTGACGGATTGATTGATAAAGCAGAAGCGCTAAAACGGCTGCAACACGAAAAACCGAATTGGCAGATATGCTTTAAAACACAGTCCATTATTGATACGTACTTACAGTACAAAGGATTTAAGAGCGTATGTTAG